One region of Kytococcus sedentarius DSM 20547 genomic DNA includes:
- a CDS encoding alanine racemase encodes MSTLPTSRPSTPFAVVDRDRLQANIDRVARLAADRGQALRPHAKTHKCPQIAALQLEAGASGLTVATLGEAEVFADAGCTDLLIAYPVWWDADRAGRVAQLAARVRLAVGVDSVEAVQHLASLLGTAPGRPLAAPISPPTLPELVVEVDCGHHRSGCAPQDAGAVARAGLEAGFVVRGVFAFPGHSYTPTGREEVAEQEARDLAVAADSLRGAGILEPWVSGGSTPTVEHEGDGFDEVRPGVYVVGDAQQWELGTCSSADVALTVHATVVSHAGGRLVLDAGSKALGADRAGWATGFGRLLDHPEARIELLSEHHAVAVLPEDTELPPLGTEVRVVPNHACNAVNLTDRLWVEVDGRLVESWPVAARGLNA; translated from the coding sequence GTGTCGACGCTGCCCACCTCCCGGCCGTCCACCCCGTTCGCCGTGGTGGACCGCGACCGGCTGCAGGCCAACATCGACCGGGTGGCCCGCCTCGCGGCCGACCGCGGCCAAGCGCTCCGCCCGCACGCGAAGACCCACAAGTGCCCGCAGATCGCTGCCCTGCAGCTGGAGGCGGGCGCCAGCGGGCTCACCGTGGCCACCCTGGGGGAGGCCGAGGTCTTCGCCGATGCGGGGTGCACCGACCTGCTGATCGCCTACCCCGTGTGGTGGGACGCCGACCGCGCCGGACGCGTAGCGCAGCTGGCAGCCCGGGTGCGGCTCGCCGTCGGGGTGGACTCGGTGGAGGCCGTGCAGCACCTCGCCTCGCTGCTGGGCACCGCACCGGGCCGCCCCCTGGCTGCACCGATCTCGCCCCCGACCCTGCCGGAGCTGGTGGTGGAGGTGGACTGCGGGCACCACCGCAGCGGATGCGCCCCGCAGGACGCCGGGGCGGTCGCGCGCGCCGGGTTGGAGGCCGGATTCGTGGTCCGTGGGGTGTTCGCGTTCCCGGGGCACAGCTACACACCGACCGGGCGCGAGGAGGTCGCCGAACAGGAGGCACGAGACCTCGCCGTCGCCGCGGACTCCCTGCGCGGGGCGGGGATCCTCGAACCCTGGGTGAGTGGTGGCTCCACGCCCACCGTGGAGCACGAGGGCGACGGGTTCGACGAGGTGCGCCCGGGCGTCTACGTCGTCGGTGACGCCCAGCAGTGGGAACTGGGCACCTGCTCGTCGGCCGACGTCGCGCTCACGGTGCACGCCACCGTGGTCAGCCACGCCGGCGGCCGCCTGGTCCTCGATGCGGGGAGCAAGGCCCTGGGTGCCGACCGCGCCGGGTGGGCCACCGGTTTCGGACGGCTCCTGGACCACCCGGAGGCCCGCATCGAGCTGCTCTCCGAGCACCACGCGGTGGCGGTGCTGCCCGAGGACACCGAGCTGCCACCCCTCGGGACGGAGGTGCGGGTGGTGCCCAACCACGCCTGCAACGCGGTGAACCTCACCGACAGGCTCTGGGTGGAGGTCGATGGCCGGCTCGTGGAGTCGTGGCCGGTGGCAGCCCGGGGGCTGAACGCCTGA
- a CDS encoding YbhB/YbcL family Raf kinase inhibitor-like protein, translating to MDLQRPQAPEPYSLLPETASFEVTSKDVREGEPMDARHAADGDETSPHLAWSGAPEGTQSFAVSCFDPDAPTPAGFWHWTVLNLPADTTELAADAGAEGGHNLPEGAFMVSADTGAKAWAGMAPPPGDRPHRYIFAVHALDTDDLGLDQSASATVAAFTMLFQTIGRGTLTGTYQVQGD from the coding sequence ATGGATCTGCAGCGACCGCAAGCACCGGAGCCCTACAGCCTCCTCCCCGAGACCGCATCGTTCGAGGTCACCAGCAAGGACGTGCGCGAGGGCGAGCCCATGGACGCTCGGCACGCCGCGGACGGCGACGAGACCTCCCCCCACCTGGCCTGGAGCGGCGCGCCGGAGGGCACCCAGTCCTTCGCCGTGAGCTGCTTCGACCCCGACGCCCCCACCCCCGCGGGTTTCTGGCACTGGACCGTGCTGAACCTGCCGGCCGACACCACCGAGCTCGCGGCCGACGCGGGCGCCGAGGGTGGCCACAATCTGCCCGAGGGCGCGTTCATGGTGAGTGCCGACACCGGAGCGAAGGCCTGGGCCGGCATGGCACCGCCCCCCGGTGACCGCCCGCACCGCTACATCTTCGCCGTGCACGCCCTGGACACCGACGACCTCGGCCTCGACCAGTCCGCCAGCGCCACCGTGGCGGCGTTCACGATGCTGTTCCAGACCATCGGCCGCGGGACCCTCACGGGGACCTACCAGGTCCAGGGGGACTGA
- a CDS encoding aminotransferase class IV, translating into MTQWAATGTAAEPEVPTEAVVVTAWRHTDGRWPGRARHLARTVEGCERLWPQWPDWQERVERATEVLPEEIDTGDWFPRLEARSDGIVVLVRPAPPRRPTTRLWTAPGADARRHPAVKGPDLHQLSGLRDRARGAGADDAVLCTPTGTVLEAAHGTLVWWSGERLASPSVAGRLASVTEQRLRELAARRGVQWVVEELAPTDLAGREVWLVSALHGITQVTSWRDGATELVLAPTARAQGWHDALASMP; encoded by the coding sequence ATGACCCAGTGGGCTGCCACCGGGACGGCGGCCGAGCCCGAGGTGCCCACGGAGGCGGTGGTCGTCACCGCGTGGCGCCACACCGACGGGCGGTGGCCGGGGCGGGCGCGCCACCTGGCCCGCACGGTGGAGGGGTGCGAGCGCCTCTGGCCGCAGTGGCCGGACTGGCAGGAGCGCGTGGAGCGTGCCACCGAGGTGCTGCCGGAGGAGATCGACACCGGCGACTGGTTCCCGCGGCTCGAGGCCCGGTCGGACGGCATCGTCGTGCTGGTGCGTCCCGCGCCGCCGCGCCGCCCCACCACCCGCCTGTGGACCGCCCCGGGGGCCGACGCCCGACGGCACCCCGCCGTGAAGGGACCGGACCTGCACCAGCTCTCGGGACTGCGTGACCGGGCCCGGGGTGCCGGGGCGGACGACGCCGTGCTGTGCACCCCGACCGGCACCGTGCTGGAGGCCGCCCACGGCACCCTGGTGTGGTGGTCCGGGGAGCGGCTGGCCTCGCCGTCGGTGGCCGGGCGCCTGGCCTCGGTCACGGAGCAGCGGCTGCGGGAGCTCGCCGCGCGCCGCGGTGTCCAGTGGGTGGTCGAGGAGCTCGCGCCCACCGACCTGGCCGGGCGCGAGGTGTGGCTCGTGAGCGCGCTGCACGGCATCACCCAGGTCACCTCGTGGCGCGACGGGGCGACCGAGCTGGTCCTGGCGCCGACCGCCCGGGCGCAGGGGTGGCACGACGCGTTGGCCTCGATGCCGTGA
- a CDS encoding chorismate-binding protein, whose translation MWYRRCTTPTGPGGACSSTPSRWAPVRARRCSRRSPGHGVRPPAGRRGRGRPGAGHLPRGSMTGAPKLRSMDLLVALEDGPRGIYSRPLGYLSATGAADLAIVIRTAVISPGPDGVSRPNGGGGGAIVLASDPRAEYEEMLAKVRSATR comes from the coding sequence GTGTGGTACAGGCGATGCACCACACCGACCGGTCCTGGTGGGGCGTGCAGTTCCACCCCGAGTCGGTGGGCACCGGTGCGGGCGCGGCGGTGCTCGAGGCGTTCGCCCGGGCACGGTGTGCGGCCACCTGCGGGACGGCGTGGACGTGGTCGACCTGGTGCGGGTCACCTTCCCCGGGGCTCCATGACCGGCGCCCCCAAGCTGCGCTCGATGGACCTGCTCGTGGCGCTGGAGGACGGCCCACGGGGCATCTACTCCCGCCCGCTGGGGTACCTCTCGGCCACGGGCGCGGCCGACCTGGCCATCGTCATCCGCACCGCCGTGATCAGCCCCGGACCCGATGGGGTGAGCCGCCCCAACGGGGGCGGCGGCGGCGCCATCGTGCTCGCCTCCGACCCGCGCGCGGAGTACGAGGAGATGCTCGCCAAGGTCCGCTCGGCCACCCGCTGA
- a CDS encoding hotdog fold domain-containing protein, with the protein MDTYTTYRRLHHTRIGRALFARVYGWRVPYFRPLRMRIDHVGPHRAELVLPKRRALENHLGTVHAIAVCNGLEAAMGLLAEATTPPSHRWIPVGMEVEYLAKSTTDLQCVAITTPDEWPTAADETLGVPVGVAATREDGTVVVAGTITIRVSPRPAR; encoded by the coding sequence GTGGACACCTACACGACCTACCGCCGGCTGCACCACACCCGCATCGGACGGGCCCTGTTCGCCCGGGTCTACGGCTGGCGGGTGCCGTACTTCCGCCCGCTGCGGATGCGGATCGACCACGTCGGGCCGCACCGGGCCGAGCTCGTGCTGCCCAAGCGACGGGCGCTGGAGAACCACCTGGGGACCGTGCACGCCATCGCGGTCTGCAACGGGTTGGAGGCCGCGATGGGCCTGCTCGCCGAGGCGACGACTCCCCCATCGCACCGGTGGATCCCCGTCGGGATGGAGGTGGAGTACCTCGCCAAGTCGACCACCGACCTGCAGTGCGTGGCGATCACCACCCCCGACGAGTGGCCGACCGCGGCCGACGAGACGCTGGGCGTGCCGGTGGGGGTCGCCGCGACCCGGGAGGACGGCACGGTCGTGGTGGCCGGGACGATCACCATCCGGGTGAGCCCCCGCCCGGCCCGATGA
- a CDS encoding PIN domain-containing protein, producing the protein MEEDRIALFVDYENLALGARDHLGGMTFDLKPIADALAERGRVVVRRAYADWSYFDEDRRMLTRSHVELIEMPQRMGASRKNAADIKMVVDAIEMAFERGYITTFAICTGDSDFTPLVHKLRELNKNVIGVGVRNSTSAMLPPSCDEFLFYDTLDGVDPHTPAKETKGSEGGKSGRGKKSGGSGGGAASSGGSGGGATNTASETPAKGGTGAGSDAADTKTDAGKSGKSSRGGSRSAPKTTPEGEEVATANQSTGALAPLVAQTVAGLQRTASGPVTASALKRTLLRKDPTFSEADFGFRAFGELLKHLDDRGVITLSDGPSSGDPMVELPGEADREVAFDLLRRVLDEEDPEGEGVPLSGLKDRLRHHESEFSEKSLGYSSFLQFCKAADTEDVAELWWDDEHDGYLVAAL; encoded by the coding sequence GTGGAAGAAGACCGGATCGCACTGTTCGTGGACTATGAGAACCTCGCGCTGGGCGCGCGGGACCACTTGGGGGGAATGACCTTCGACCTCAAGCCCATCGCTGACGCCCTGGCCGAGCGGGGGCGGGTGGTCGTGCGTCGGGCGTACGCGGACTGGTCGTACTTCGACGAGGACCGGCGGATGCTGACGCGCAGCCACGTCGAGCTCATCGAGATGCCCCAGCGCATGGGCGCCTCCCGCAAGAACGCCGCCGACATCAAGATGGTCGTGGACGCCATCGAGATGGCCTTCGAGCGCGGCTACATCACCACCTTCGCCATCTGCACGGGTGACTCCGACTTCACCCCCCTGGTGCACAAGCTGCGTGAGCTGAACAAGAACGTGATCGGGGTGGGCGTGCGCAACTCGACCAGCGCGATGCTGCCGCCGAGCTGTGACGAGTTCCTGTTCTACGACACCCTCGATGGGGTGGACCCGCACACCCCCGCCAAGGAGACCAAGGGCTCCGAAGGTGGCAAGTCGGGCCGCGGCAAGAAGAGCGGCGGGTCCGGCGGTGGCGCCGCGAGCAGCGGCGGCTCGGGCGGCGGGGCGACGAACACCGCATCGGAGACGCCGGCCAAGGGCGGGACCGGTGCAGGGAGCGACGCCGCCGACACCAAGACCGATGCAGGGAAGTCCGGCAAGTCCTCGCGCGGCGGCTCGCGCTCGGCGCCGAAGACGACCCCCGAGGGCGAGGAGGTGGCCACCGCCAACCAGAGCACCGGTGCGTTGGCGCCGCTGGTGGCCCAGACCGTCGCCGGGCTGCAGCGCACGGCCAGTGGGCCGGTCACCGCATCGGCCCTGAAGCGGACCCTGTTGCGCAAGGACCCGACCTTCTCCGAGGCGGACTTCGGCTTCCGGGCGTTCGGGGAGCTGTTGAAGCACTTGGACGACCGTGGCGTCATCACGCTGTCGGACGGACCCTCGTCGGGCGACCCGATGGTGGAGCTCCCCGGCGAGGCCGACCGCGAGGTGGCGTTCGACCTGCTGCGCCGGGTGCTGGACGAGGAGGACCCGGAGGGTGAGGGTGTGCCGCTGTCCGGACTCAAGGACCGGCTGCGTCACCACGAGTCGGAGTTCAGCGAGAAGTCGCTGGGGTACTCGAGCTTCCTGCAGTTCTGCAAGGCGGCAGACACCGAGGACGTGGCCGAGCTGTGGTGGGACGACGAGCACGACGGGTACCTGGTCGCGGCGCTGTGA
- a CDS encoding TIGR03086 family metal-binding protein: MTAPAPATSRQAIDLLPESARAFGVVLERLDDGVWGRPTPCAEWSVRDVVNHVVAEHLWVPHLLRGESLQEVGDRYDGNVLGDSPAQARRAWQMAMLGSLQAWAQVDDAEQLVAFSGGEHPAGEYAHQMLVDLVVHAWDVAQGGGVAVPVITDAVGVAFAYEKPRVADHRAAGIFAPPTRPRSDHPMDQLVALLGR, translated from the coding sequence ATGACTGCACCTGCTCCCGCCACGTCCCGCCAGGCCATCGACCTGCTGCCGGAGTCCGCCCGTGCCTTCGGGGTGGTCCTGGAGCGGCTGGACGACGGGGTGTGGGGTCGCCCGACGCCGTGCGCCGAGTGGTCGGTCCGGGACGTCGTGAACCACGTGGTGGCCGAGCACCTGTGGGTGCCGCACCTGCTGCGCGGGGAGTCCCTGCAGGAGGTCGGCGACCGGTACGACGGCAACGTCCTGGGTGACTCCCCGGCGCAGGCCCGCCGTGCGTGGCAGATGGCGATGCTGGGCTCCCTCCAGGCCTGGGCGCAGGTCGACGACGCGGAGCAGCTGGTCGCGTTCTCCGGGGGCGAGCACCCCGCGGGGGAGTATGCCCACCAGATGCTCGTGGACCTGGTCGTCCACGCCTGGGACGTGGCCCAGGGCGGTGGCGTCGCGGTGCCGGTCATCACCGATGCGGTGGGCGTCGCTTTCGCCTACGAGAAGCCGCGCGTCGCCGACCACCGGGCCGCGGGCATCTTCGCGCCGCCCACCCGGCCCCGGTCCGACCACCCCATGGACCAGCTCGTCGCCCTGCTGGGGCGCTGA